Genomic DNA from Bacteroides zhangwenhongii:
CCGGATTGAAGTATGTAGTGGGACATCCCGTACACGAATTTTTCATGAACCGCTATGCAGGTGTGAACCCCGCCAACGGAGATGCCCTGTGGTATACGGCTGACGGCGAACTGACTACTGAATTTCGTGAAGAAGATAAGGTAATGACCGGCAAGACGTTCGACTCTCCGTGGGCAGGCGGTTTCGGAACCACCATCACATGGAAAGGTCTCTCGCTGTCGGCGCAATTCAGTTGGATGGCAGACCGCTATGTGATGAACAACGACCGTTTCTTTGAAGAAAGCAACGGACTGTACAGCTCCTACAATCAGTCGAAACGACTGCTGTATGACCGTTGGAAAAAGCCGGGTGACATCACCGATATCCCCCGTTATAACGTGGTAGCCCAGTTGGACGACCGTTTCCTCGAGAATGCTTCTTTCCTTCGTCTGAAGAATCTGACGCTGGCTTATTCGCTTCCACAGTTGTGGCTGAAGAAGACCAATTTCTTCTCTGCCGCCCGTGTGTATCTGCAAGGGCAGAACTTGCTGACATGGACAGGTTTCACCGGACTCGACCCGGAAGTATCGAGCAATATTTACAGAGCACAATATCCGGCTTCGCGCCAGTTTACTTTGGGTGTTGAAGTTTCATTCTAACTAGTATACTAAAGAAAGATGATTAAGAAATTTAAATTATATATCTTGTTGGCTGCCGTGGCATGTTCCGCCACTTCTTGTCTGGATAAGATGCCGGAGGATGCGATTCCTTTCGATGATGCTATCAAGACGGTGGATGATGTAAATCTGGCAGTGGTAGGCATTTACGACGCTTTCAAGAACAGCGCCCTTTATTCCGGCAACCTTACCTTGCTGCCCGACTTGCAGGCGGACTTTGTGTATGGAATAAACGGAAATACAAATACTTACGGAGACATCTGGCGCTGGAAAGACATTCTGGCTACCAATACAAGCATTGAGGCTGTGTATGCCGGATTGTACACTGTGATCAACCGGTGCAATTTCCTGCTCGACCGTGTGGATGCGGTGAGAAAGAACACTATCGACGACGATGACCTCGACCGGCTCGAGGAGTGCTGTGGCGAAGCTTATTTAGCCCGTGCGCTTGCCTATTCGGAACTGGTGAAATGTTTTTGCAAGGCTTACGAAAGCGATGCTGAAGCAGCTAATGAACTGGGGGTTATCCTGACCCGGCACTATCAGGGAAATGAGGAGATGAAGCGTGCTTCGCTGAAAGACTCTTATCAGTTTATCCTCGACGATCTTGACCGTGCAGCCGAACTCCTGGCGTTGGATAAAGATTATGATCCCGCTACCGACGGCGCTTTGTTCAACAATGCTGTTTATTTCAATGAATACACCGTCTATGCTTTGCGTGCGCGTGTCGCTCTTTATATGAAGAATTGGGAAGACGCTGTCAAATATTCCAGCAAGGTGATAGATAGCGGTTACTACCTTCTGTCCAGTTGTACCCAGAACTATACTTCTACCGCCACTTATTATAAGTATATGTGGACCAACGACAATGCTACGGAGATTATCTTCAAAGTCGGTTTTACCGTCGACTCTTATGGCGGCAGGCTGGGACAGATTTTCTTCAATTACGACTTTAGTTCCATTCGTCCTGATTACGTGCCGGCAGAGTGGGTTATTAATTTGTATGATAACAACGACTTGCGCGTGTCTACTTTCTTCCAGTCCTATCAGACCGGTTACAGTCACGGGCTTTCATGGCCTTTACTGATAAAGTATTTCGGTAATGAGTCGTTTGTAAAAGAGAATATCCTTCACGTCTGCATGCCGAAAGTGCTCCGCTTGTCGGAACAGTATCTGATTCGTGCCGAAGCCTATGTCAATCAGGCGAACCCCGACTATGGACGTGCCGGAAAAGATATTACTACGCTTCGTACGGCTCGCTACACTACTTACGGAGGTTCTACCGCCCTGAGCGCATCCAATGCGATGAAAGTGATCAAAGAAGAGCGTGTGAAGGAACTTTATATGGAAGGTTTCCGTCTTCACGACTTAAAGCGTTGGCACGACGGATTTGAACGCAAGCCCCAGGCACAGTCATTGGAGAACGGCAGTAAACTGAAAGTAGAAGCCGACGATCCTTTGTTTGTATGGCCGATACCGCAACATGAACTGGATGCTCCCGGTTCGCAAGTACAACCGAATGAAAGTAACAAATAAGATTAAAAGCATACGATAATGAAGAAATTATTAATAGGATGTATGGCAGCTCTCGCTGTGCTGACGGCTCTTTCCGGATGCGATCAGGACAAGGTGACATACAGCGGAGCTAATTATCTTATGTTTTCTGACACGCTTTATACTTATGCCGTGCAAGAAACGAATGAGATACTCAACGTTCCCGTGGCTGCTACTGGGGCAGCCAGCTACGACCGCACGTTTGCTGTGGAAGTGATAGATCGGGAGAGCAATGCCGTAGAAGGCAAGCATTATAAATTATTGTCTAACACCGTCACCATCAAAGCGGGCGAAAGAGTTGCCAATTTGCAGGTGCAGGGTATGTATGACAATCTGGAGATTACCGACTCGCTGGGCTTCTCCTTGCGGCTAGTTGTGCCCGAAGAAGACCGTTGGGATATATACGGAACAGGCGCGAAGGTGGTGATGCAGAAGATTCTTCCGTTTGACATCCAGAAGTTTACGGGATGGTGTAAGGTCACTTCTACCTATCTGTCGTCCGATTATTATCCGAAGAAGACGGACATTCG
This window encodes:
- a CDS encoding RagB/SusD family nutrient uptake outer membrane protein — encoded protein: MIKKFKLYILLAAVACSATSCLDKMPEDAIPFDDAIKTVDDVNLAVVGIYDAFKNSALYSGNLTLLPDLQADFVYGINGNTNTYGDIWRWKDILATNTSIEAVYAGLYTVINRCNFLLDRVDAVRKNTIDDDDLDRLEECCGEAYLARALAYSELVKCFCKAYESDAEAANELGVILTRHYQGNEEMKRASLKDSYQFILDDLDRAAELLALDKDYDPATDGALFNNAVYFNEYTVYALRARVALYMKNWEDAVKYSSKVIDSGYYLLSSCTQNYTSTATYYKYMWTNDNATEIIFKVGFTVDSYGGRLGQIFFNYDFSSIRPDYVPAEWVINLYDNNDLRVSTFFQSYQTGYSHGLSWPLLIKYFGNESFVKENILHVCMPKVLRLSEQYLIRAEAYVNQANPDYGRAGKDITTLRTARYTTYGGSTALSASNAMKVIKEERVKELYMEGFRLHDLKRWHDGFERKPQAQSLENGSKLKVEADDPLFVWPIPQHELDAPGSQVQPNESNK
- a CDS encoding DUF4984 domain-containing protein, with the translated sequence MKKLLIGCMAALAVLTALSGCDQDKVTYSGANYLMFSDTLYTYAVQETNEILNVPVAATGAASYDRTFAVEVIDRESNAVEGKHYKLLSNTVTIKAGERVANLQVQGMYDNLEITDSLGFSLRLVVPEEDRWDIYGTGAKVVMQKILPFDIQKFTGWCKVTSTYLSSDYYPKKTDIRLVKSDVVEGKENTIVIHGVYFDGHDTEITFNRKDVLEPLVEMEEHMCATTAEAFNTIHGDGKLLMSQPAAYTSFYSTNETFIMQYVTLSVNNKDGSFYGIVGTFINIFEWISDAEAEKLKEQGY